The following coding sequences are from one Triticum aestivum cultivar Chinese Spring chromosome 5A, IWGSC CS RefSeq v2.1, whole genome shotgun sequence window:
- the LOC123102646 gene encoding syntaxin-132 isoform X2, with the protein MRNLLSNSFELNKEERPPGNVDIELGLQGDLSGSAQPGFDGFYEQVREINKLLETLTKLLKDLQNSNEESKVVTKASAMKDIKRRMEKDVNEVTKVARLTKSKLQQLNKENLANREKPDFHKGSGVDRSRTSVTITLTTRLRERISEFQTLREAIQTEYREVVERRVFTVTGERADEETIDKLIETGDSEQIFQRAIQEQGRGRVLDTLQEIQERHDTVKEIETKLLELQQIFLDLSVLVEAQGEILNNIEVQVTGAVEHVQTGTNLLQKARVLQKNTRKWTCIAIIILLIIVLVIVLSLKPWAKK; encoded by the exons ATGCGCAACCTCCTCTCG AATTCGTTTGAGCTCAACAAGGAGGAACGTCCCCCAGGGAATGTCGATATTGAGCTAGGTTTGCAAGGCGACCTGTCGGGTTCCGCACAGCCAGGTTTCGATGGCTTCTATGAACAG GTCAGGGAGATTAATAAGTTGCTTGAGACGTTGACAAAACTACTGAAGGATCTTCAG AACTCAAATGAGGAATCGAAGGTTGTCACTAAGGCATCAGCTATGAAAG ATATCAAAAGGCGCATGGAGAAGGATGTTAATGAAGTGACAAAAGTTGCACGGCTCACAAAATCAAAACTTCAGCAATTGAATAAAGAG AATCTTGCAAACAGAGAAAAGCCGGACTTTCACAAGGGATCAGGTGTGGACCGATCTCGGACCTCAGTGACAAT TACATTGACTACGAGGTTGAGAGAACGCATATCAGAGTTTCAG ACACTAAGAGAAGCAATCCAGACGGAGTACAGGGAAGTTGTAGAGCGGCGTGTTTTCACCG TAACGGGCGAGCGTGCTGATGAAGAG ACTATTGACAAGCTGATAGAAACAGGCGACAGTGAGCAAATTTTTCAAAGAGCTATTCAGGAACAAGGGCGTGGAAGG GTGCTTGACACACTCCAAGAGATCCAGGAGCGGCATGACACGGTGAAAGAGATCGAGACTAAGCTCCTTGAGCTGCAGCAG ATTTTCCTCGACTTGTCGGTACTGGTTGAGGCGCAAGGCGAGATCCTGAACAACATCGAAGTGCAG GTTACAGGTGCAGTGGAGCATGTTCAGACTGGAACAAACCTCCTTCAGAAGGCGAGGGTCCTGCAAAAAAACACGCGGAAATGGACCTGCATAGCGATCATCATCCTGCTGATCATCGTACTCGTCATCGTCCTCTCGTTGAAACCGTGGGCAAAGAAGTAG
- the LOC123102646 gene encoding syntaxin-132 isoform X1 produces the protein MRNLLSNSFELNKEERPPGNVDIELGLQGDLSGSAQPGFDGFYEQVREINKLLETLTKLLKDLQNSNEESKVVTKASAMKDIKRRMEKDVNEVTKVARLTKSKLQQLNKENLANREKPDFHKGSGVDRSRTSVTMYTPSGILLLVFLFTSILVYALLIPLHNNLMCSTLTTRLRERISEFQTLREAIQTEYREVVERRVFTVTGERADEETIDKLIETGDSEQIFQRAIQEQGRGRVLDTLQEIQERHDTVKEIETKLLELQQIFLDLSVLVEAQGEILNNIEVQVTGAVEHVQTGTNLLQKARVLQKNTRKWTCIAIIILLIIVLVIVLSLKPWAKK, from the exons ATGCGCAACCTCCTCTCG AATTCGTTTGAGCTCAACAAGGAGGAACGTCCCCCAGGGAATGTCGATATTGAGCTAGGTTTGCAAGGCGACCTGTCGGGTTCCGCACAGCCAGGTTTCGATGGCTTCTATGAACAG GTCAGGGAGATTAATAAGTTGCTTGAGACGTTGACAAAACTACTGAAGGATCTTCAG AACTCAAATGAGGAATCGAAGGTTGTCACTAAGGCATCAGCTATGAAAG ATATCAAAAGGCGCATGGAGAAGGATGTTAATGAAGTGACAAAAGTTGCACGGCTCACAAAATCAAAACTTCAGCAATTGAATAAAGAG AATCTTGCAAACAGAGAAAAGCCGGACTTTCACAAGGGATCAGGTGTGGACCGATCTCGGACCTCAGTGACAATGTATACTCCTTCTGGCATCctcttgcttgtttttcttttcacTTCTATTCTAGTTTATGCATTATTGATTCCACTTCATAATAATCTTATGTGCAGTACATTGACTACGAGGTTGAGAGAACGCATATCAGAGTTTCAG ACACTAAGAGAAGCAATCCAGACGGAGTACAGGGAAGTTGTAGAGCGGCGTGTTTTCACCG TAACGGGCGAGCGTGCTGATGAAGAG ACTATTGACAAGCTGATAGAAACAGGCGACAGTGAGCAAATTTTTCAAAGAGCTATTCAGGAACAAGGGCGTGGAAGG GTGCTTGACACACTCCAAGAGATCCAGGAGCGGCATGACACGGTGAAAGAGATCGAGACTAAGCTCCTTGAGCTGCAGCAG ATTTTCCTCGACTTGTCGGTACTGGTTGAGGCGCAAGGCGAGATCCTGAACAACATCGAAGTGCAG GTTACAGGTGCAGTGGAGCATGTTCAGACTGGAACAAACCTCCTTCAGAAGGCGAGGGTCCTGCAAAAAAACACGCGGAAATGGACCTGCATAGCGATCATCATCCTGCTGATCATCGTACTCGTCATCGTCCTCTCGTTGAAACCGTGGGCAAAGAAGTAG